A stretch of the Papaver somniferum cultivar HN1 chromosome 6, ASM357369v1, whole genome shotgun sequence genome encodes the following:
- the LOC113291080 gene encoding B3 domain-containing protein Os03g0619800-like, protein MEFYSISAGHLLVFRYDGNSTFHVLIFTMSATEIEYPMRSFKTMFKGKAQVIDIDSCSSDSNNENSTQSEPSSSRDSQVNLETEPVDEHDYPKRRKVSAATKRFNTSRVTQLKERALRAAEAFRSEEPFFKAIMHASCVKTGGNMHVPSDFAIPYLQHKTTRVTLRVSDGKSWDVGVLYTQSFYKTTLSKGWPKFALDNHLNTGDVCVFELVDRKKFEINVHIFQVFKTNFRDEAQVIRIDPCSTRSNNETSTQSSSTRGGQVNLETEEPVFCSNVTQSKERALAAAEAFTSDNPFFKAIMCPFNISNGVVNIPGNFATPYLKHKTALVTLSVSDGKLWDVILTSINSGTTTLSNGWKQFVSDNQLNQGDVCVFELVDRKYFVMNVHIFRVFQKTCSSSEKLEIDAPRAGRSKEKSLAAANAFKSKKPYFKMVPAAFSVPYLKHETKVRLRGVDGKTWEMQCNLLHKPDRAKLFKG, encoded by the exons ATGGAGTTTTACTCTATTTCTGCTGGACATCTTTTGGTCTTCAGATACGATGGGAATTCAACATTTCATGTTCTTATATTCACTATGAGTGCTACGGAGATTGAATATCCAATGCGTAGCTTCAAAACCATGTTTAAAGGTAAAGCTCAAGTGATTGACATTGATTCTTGTAGTAGTGATAGCAACAATGAAAATTCCACCCAAAGTGAGCCTTCATCAAGTAGAGACAGTCAAGTCAATTTGGAAACTGAACCTG TTGATGAACATGATTATCCAAAACGTCGAAAAGTGTCCGCCGCAACTAAAAGATTTAATACTTCACGGGTAACACAATTAAAAGAAAGAGCACTAAGAGCAGCCGAGGCCTTTAGGTCAGAAGAACCGTTCTTCAAGGCTATTATGCACGCTTCTTGTGTAAAGACTGGAGGCAATATG CATGTGCCGTCGGATTTTGCGATTCCATATTTGCAACACAAAACTACGCGGGTTACACTAAGAGTTTCGGACGGGAAATCGTGGGATGTTGGGGTACTTTATACACAAAGCTTTTATAAAACAACTCTATCTAAAGGCTGGCCTAAGTTTGCTTTAGACAATCATTTGAACACAGGGGACGTCTGTGTGTTTGAGCTGGTGGATAGAAAAAAATTCGAGATAAATGTTCACATTTTCCAAGTCTTCAAAACCAACTTTAGAGATGAAGCTCAGGTGATCCGTATCGATCCTTGTAGTACTCGTAGCAACAATGAAACTTCTACCCAGTCTTCATCAACTAGAGGGGGACAAGTCAATCTGGAAACTGAGGAACCAG TATTTTGCAGTAATGTTACACAATCAAAAGAAAGAGCACTTGCAGCAGCTGAGGCATTTACGTCAGATAATCCATTCTTCAAGGCCATTATGTGCCCCTTCAATATAAGTAACGGAGTTGTG AACATACCTGGTAATTTTGCGACTCCATATCTAAAACACAAAACTGCACTGGTCACTTTAAGTGTTTCGGATGGGAAATTGTGGGATGTCATCCTAACTTCAATTAATTCAGGCACAACAACTTTATCCAATGGCTGGAAACAGTTTGTGTCAGATAACCAGTTGAACCAAGGGGATGTCTGTGTCTTTGAGCTTGTTGATAGAAAATATTTTGTGATGAATGTTCATATTTTCCGAGTCTTCCAAAAGACATGTAGTAGTAGTGAAAAATTGGAGATAGATGCTCCCCGGGCAGGCAGATCAAAAGAAAAATCACTTGCAGCAGCCAATGCGTTTAAGTCTAAGAAGCCGTACTTTAAG ATGGTACCTGCGGCTTTTTCGGTTCCGTATTTGAAACATGAAACTAAGGTCAGATTAAGGGGTGTGGATGGCAAAACGTGGGAAATGCAGTGTAATCTGTTACACAAACCTGATCGTGCGAAGCTATTCAAGGGTTGA